DNA from Lentibacillus amyloliquefaciens:
GACTGTTGATATCTGCCTGCCGGAATAAAATATCTGCTTGTTCCGTTTTTTGCCTGGCAAGCTTGATCATTTCATTGGAAACATCCAAACCGGTCACCTGATACCCTGCCTGATGCAGTTTATAGGACCCATATCCGTCGCCGCAGCCTGCATCAAGAATGCTGCTTCCTGGATTTAGCTCACCTTGTATGAACGGTACAATATCTTTTCTGCTGCCTGAATCCCACATTTCCATGCTCCGCTCACTCCAGAATTGTGCGCGTTTATTCCACTGCAGTTCCGCCTCCTGATGCCAGTCGAATTCTTTCGGCACATAACCCCTCCTAAACAAAAAAAGGCTTACCTCACAAATGAGATAAGCCTTTTAGTTTATAATCGATTAAACAGCTGTAACGTTAGCTGCTTGTGGTCCGCGGTTTCCTTCAACGATTTCGAATTCAACGTTTTGACCATCTTCAAGTGTTTTGAAACCTTCTGCATTGATTGCTGAGAAATGAACGAATACGTCGTCTCCCTCTTCGCGCTCAATGAAACCAAAGCCTTTTTCAGCGTTAAACCATTTTACTGTTCCAGTCATCATAATAAATGACCTCCTTATACAAATATGTGCAAAGTAATTGAACCATAAATACTTTTACACCACTTGTTAAAGAGATCGTAAAGTATTACTAATTTCAATTTCATTTGCTTAAGTACACTCTACTACCTTTTGAAACAAAATGCAAGTGGCTTTAGTGAATTTTTTATTTTGATTTTTTCAATCGACAACAGACGAGCCCTGGCAAAACAAATGAAAACATGATAAAATACTCTTCTGCAAGATTAAAATTAAGTATCCACTACATTTGTATCTTGCAAATATTAAGTGTAGGTGGTATCAACATGGAAAATAAACAGGAGTATCAGGTGCTACTTTATTATAAATTCGTCCCGATTGATGATCCGGTGGAGTTCGTTGATGAACACCTCGCATTCTGTCAGAATCTCGGGCTCAAAGGACGAATTCTCATAGCACACGAAGGACTGAACGGCACGGTTTCCGGTACAGTCGAACAAACCAACAAATATATGGAAGCCATGCATCAGGATCCGCGTTTTGCTGATATGACCTTTAAAATCGATCAGCATAACG
Protein-coding regions in this window:
- a CDS encoding cold-shock protein translates to MMTGTVKWFNAEKGFGFIEREEGDDVFVHFSAINAEGFKTLEDGQNVEFEIVEGNRGPQAANVTAV